In Chthoniobacterales bacterium, one DNA window encodes the following:
- a CDS encoding dihydrofolate reductase family protein produces MRRPRVISNFAMTADGKVSTRNHTPSGFTSARDKRRLLEIRALGDALLVGRGTAEADEMSMTIPAEDLRAERLARGQSEHPLRVLVSHSGEIPATLRVFANAVAPTLIYSTEAMPAASREALQARAELHLTHEKTVPLRWVLGELRSHHGVRTVVCEGGPTLLRALLAEDLLDEMFITLAPKIFGGKDAPTMTGKASSFLPETRHFRLKKFFVENNEVYCHYVRRITP; encoded by the coding sequence ATGCGCCGGCCACGAGTGATTTCCAATTTTGCCATGACGGCGGATGGGAAGGTCTCGACCCGGAACCACACGCCCTCGGGGTTTACCTCGGCGCGGGATAAGCGGCGGTTGCTGGAGATTCGCGCGCTGGGCGATGCGTTGCTGGTGGGGCGCGGCACGGCGGAGGCGGACGAGATGTCGATGACGATTCCGGCGGAGGACTTGCGGGCGGAACGGCTGGCGCGCGGGCAGTCGGAGCATCCGCTACGGGTGCTGGTTTCCCATTCGGGCGAGATTCCGGCGACGCTCCGGGTGTTTGCCAATGCGGTCGCGCCGACGCTGATCTACTCCACGGAGGCGATGCCGGCGGCGAGCCGAGAGGCGTTGCAAGCGAGGGCGGAGTTGCATCTGACTCACGAGAAAACCGTCCCGCTGCGCTGGGTGCTGGGCGAGTTGCGGTCGCATCACGGCGTACGCACGGTGGTCTGCGAGGGCGGGCCGACGCTGCTGCGGGCGCTGCTCGCGGAGGATTTGCTGGATGAGATGTTCATCACGCTGGCCCCGAAGATTTTTGGCGGAAAGGACGCGCCGACGATGACGGGAAAGGCGAGCTCGTTCCTCCCGGAGACGCGGCATTTTCGCCTGAAAAAGTTTTTCGTGGAAAACAATGAAGTCTATTGCCACTACGTCAGGCGTATAACCCCGTAA
- a CDS encoding nidogen-like domain-containing protein — MTWDEARAICEAGTPVRRRSWPVTRQSFRWLICQRGLFFEQQYFLNPTVPSGAPSIETATRFRAAEFLSDDWTTEPILTTLDPDPPSVRPEGDQTLPANDDGSTTEIPLPFSINYYGTTYHSLWVNNNGNLTFDGAMSAYTPTSLAALGRAVIAVFWADVDTRAPTSGKATYGNYNTDGDVFVATWPEVGYYSVAADKLNRFQIALVNQGGGDFDVELNYSKVEWETGNASGGSGGLGGSSARAGFAAASGGSVEIDGSGVNGGFLDSNPAGLIYRSHGSDIAGRFLYSFRGGLLQNP; from the coding sequence ATGACCTGGGACGAGGCGCGGGCGATCTGCGAGGCAGGCACCCCCGTTCGCCGCCGCTCTTGGCCCGTCACGCGCCAGAGCTTTCGCTGGCTGATCTGCCAACGCGGCCTGTTTTTCGAGCAACAATACTTTCTCAACCCGACCGTGCCGTCCGGTGCGCCCTCCATCGAGACGGCAACCCGCTTCCGCGCCGCTGAGTTTCTCTCCGATGACTGGACTACCGAGCCGATCCTCACCACACTCGATCCCGATCCACCCTCCGTTCGGCCCGAGGGCGACCAAACTCTCCCAGCCAACGACGACGGTTCCACCACCGAAATACCCCTGCCGTTTTCGATCAACTACTACGGGACGACTTACCATTCGCTGTGGGTGAACAACAACGGCAACCTCACTTTCGACGGGGCCATGAGCGCCTACACGCCCACCTCACTGGCCGCGCTAGGTCGCGCCGTTATCGCCGTTTTCTGGGCCGACGTGGACACCCGTGCTCCCACTTCCGGGAAGGCAACTTACGGGAACTATAATACCGACGGCGATGTCTTCGTCGCCACTTGGCCCGAGGTTGGGTATTACAGCGTTGCCGCCGACAAACTCAACCGCTTCCAAATTGCACTCGTCAACCAGGGCGGCGGCGACTTCGACGTGGAGCTAAATTATTCCAAAGTGGAATGGGAGACAGGAAATGCGTCGGGCGGCTCAGGCGGCCTGGGAGGATCATCCGCCCGAGCAGGCTTCGCGGCCGCCAGTGGCGGCTCGGTAGAGATCGACGGCTCCGGAGTCAACGGCGGATTCCTGGACTCCAATCCCGCAGGCTTAATCTACCGCTCCCACGGCTCAGACATCGCTGGCCGATTCCTTTATAGCTTTAGAGGAGGACTGTTGCAGAACCCCTGA